The sequence below is a genomic window from Sorangiineae bacterium MSr12523.
CCATGAGCTGGCGCAAGGGATGACCATCGACCGCGTTCGACGGCGGCGCCGACGAGGCATCTTCGCTGCACGCGATGGCCAAGGCGAGGAGCGGAACGAGCAGGAGGGCTTTCCGGTGTTTCACGTATGATAACGTTACCACATATGGACGGGTCTGCAAGCTCATCGATGGGTTCGGCAAAGTGGCTCATGGCGAAATTAAGTTGCGCGCAATTAAATTGAGAGCTACCTATCTGCTCATGAGCAATCCGGTACACATCGAAAAGGTCCTCTACACCGCCACCGCTTCCGCCTCGAACCGCGAAGGAAAGGTCACGAGCAGCGACGGAAACCTCGACGTTCAATTGAGCCTTCCCAAGAGCCTCGGCGGCCCCGGTGGAAACGGAACGAACCCCGAGCAGCTTTTTGCCGGCGGATACGCCGCGTGCTTCGGCAGCGCGCTCGCATTCGTGGCCAAGAGCAAGGGCATCAAGACCGGCCCCGTGAAGATCACCGCCAAGGTCGACATCGGCGCCGTGGGCCAGGGCTTCGGGCTCGCCGCCGAACTCACCGCGGAAATCCCCGAGCTGCCGCGCGAGCAGGCGCAGGCGCTTCTCGAGGCGGCCCACCAGGTGTGCCCCTATTCGAACGCCACGCGCGGAAACATCGAAGTCGCGCTTCGTCTGGCCTGACGCCACACTTGGTCGAGAAAAAAGGCGAACCGCCAGGACGGCAAGGGTTTGGGAGTTCGTGAAGAGGCTATTTTTGGCGCTCCTGCGCATCTTGGCGGTTCGATCAGGCAGGGTGAACCTTCAGAAGGACGGGATGCATGAGCACGCGGGACGACTTGTTGCGACTCGATGATCAACTCTGCTTCGCGTTGTACGCAGCGTCGCGCGCGCTCACGCGTGCCTATGCCGATCTGCTCGATCCGCTCGGCGTGACCTATCCGCAATATTTGGTGCTGCTCGTTCTCTGGGAGGAGGACGGCGCCACGGTGAAGAGGCTGGGCGAGCGGCTGGCGCTCGATTCGGGAACGTTGACGCCCCTCCTCAAGCGACTCGAGCACGTGGGGCTGGTCACGCGCCAGCGCAGCGAAGAAGACGAGCGCGTGGTGCACGTGCACCTGACCCGCGAAGGCAAAGCGCTCAAGGCCAAAGCGAAGCGCGTTCCGCTCGGGATCGCATGCCGCGCGGGCTACGATTTGGACGATGCAGCTTCCGTGGGCCGCCTCGAACTGGTGCGGGACGAACTGCGCGCGCTCTCGAAAAGGCTCGAGGAGAATCAATCCATCGGGACGAAGCGGAATCCGTAGACCACGTGGCCTTTGCCGTCGGGACCTGCAGCGTTCATGGTTTGCCCGAGGAGGACGTCCACCACGCAGCTGCTGAATGCGTCGCTTTCGAAGGTGCTCGATTCGAGTTTGCCATCGCGGGGCAGCTGATCGCGGATCTCGAAAGAAACGAAGACGTCGCCCTCGGGTAGCGTTTTCGTGCTTTTGAAGTGGTGCTCGTAGCACCGCAGGTAGAGCCAAGACGAGTGCTCGATGGCGC
It includes:
- a CDS encoding Ohr family peroxiredoxin — protein: MSNPVHIEKVLYTATASASNREGKVTSSDGNLDVQLSLPKSLGGPGGNGTNPEQLFAGGYAACFGSALAFVAKSKGIKTGPVKITAKVDIGAVGQGFGLAAELTAEIPELPREQAQALLEAAHQVCPYSNATRGNIEVALRLA
- a CDS encoding MarR family transcriptional regulator codes for the protein MSTRDDLLRLDDQLCFALYAASRALTRAYADLLDPLGVTYPQYLVLLVLWEEDGATVKRLGERLALDSGTLTPLLKRLEHVGLVTRQRSEEDERVVHVHLTREGKALKAKAKRVPLGIACRAGYDLDDAASVGRLELVRDELRALSKRLEENQSIGTKRNP